In Carya illinoinensis cultivar Pawnee chromosome 9, C.illinoinensisPawnee_v1, whole genome shotgun sequence, the following are encoded in one genomic region:
- the LOC122276642 gene encoding chromatin remodeling protein EBS-like isoform X2, protein MAKTRPGKRDIDSYTIRGTNKVVRAGDCVLMRPSDTGKPPYVARIEKIEMDGRNNVKVRVRWYYRPEESIGGRRQFHGAKELFLSDHYDVQSAHTIEGKCTVHSFKNYTKLENVGAEDYYCRFEYKAATGGFTPDRVAVYCKCEMPYNPDDLMVQCEGCKDWYHPACVGTTIEEAKKLDRFVCSECSSDEDGKKPQITFSASPAADAKKVHIV, encoded by the exons ATGGCCAAAACAAGACCTGGCAAGAGGGACATAGATTCCTACACCATTAGAGGCACCAACAAGGTTGTCAGAG CTGGAGACTGCGTGCTGATGCGACCATCGGACACGGGTAAGCCCCCATATGTGGCGCGCATAGAGAAGATCGAGATGGATGGTCGGAACAACGTGAAGGTGAGGGTGAGGTGGTACTATCGGCCCGAGGAGTCAATCGGAGGGCGGAGACAGTTCCACGGAGCCAAGGAACTCTTCTTGTCCGACCACTATGACGTGCAGAGCGCCCACACTATCGAAGGGAAGTGCACCGTTCACTCGTTCAAGAACTACACCAAGCTTGAGAATGTTGGGGCTGAGGATTACTATTGCCGATTTGAGTACAAGGCTGCTACTGGAGGGTTCACTCCCGACCGAGTGGCCGT GTACTGCAAATGTGAGATGCCTTACAACCCAGATGACCTAATGGTGCAATGTGAGGGGTGCAAGGATTG GTATCATCCTGCTTGTGTGGGGACGACCATTGAAGAAGCTAAAAAGTTGGATCGCTTTGTGTGTTCTGAATGTTCATCTGATGAGGATGGTAAAAAACCCCAGATTACATTTTCAGCATCACCAGCTGCTGATGCCAAG AAGGTGCATATTGTCTGA
- the LOC122276637 gene encoding 50S ribosomal protein L4-like, with protein MAVSVSRKLLRSSYGSLNALGRCDSSTIKCPSFRTYHYLCGHLRGDNMFSSGSSCLSKGGSPILANRWLSTSILNPESGEGAFPSHLLSTKPVVTAERSIGLYQDLVIPVTNFHNEDKGFMVLAGDVFDVPIRKDIVHRVVRWQLAKRQQGTHSTKTISEVSGTGRKPWRQKGTGRARHGTLRGPQFRGGATMHGPKPRSHAFKLNKKVRRLGLKIALTARAAEGKLLVFDDLEVPTHKTKNLVNYVKQMENTKKLLLVDGGPIGEKLKLATQNLHYANVLPSIGLNVYSILLHDTLVMSREAVNKIVERMHTPINR; from the exons ATGGCGGTTTCAGTATCCAGAAAGCTTTTACGTTCCTCTTATGGGTCCCTAAATGCACTTGGCCGCTGTGATTCTTCAACTATCAAATGTCCATCATTTCGTACTTATCATT ATTTGTGCGGCCATCTTCGTGGGGATAACATGTTTTCTTCAGGATCCTCCTGTCTTTCAAAG GGTGGATCGCCTATCCTTGCGAATAGATGGCTTTCAACTTCCATTCTGAATCCTGAATCGGGTGAAGGAGCATTTCCCTCTCATTTATTGTCTACGAAGCCTGTGGTAACAGCAGAGCGTAGTATTG GACTTTATCAAGACCTGGTCATTCCAGTAACAAATTTTCATAATGAAGATAAGGGATTCATGGTTTTGGCTGGCGATGTTTTTGATGTGCCTATTAGGAAGGATATTGTTCATCGTGTGGTGCGATGGCAGCTTGCAAAACGGCAACAG GGAACACATTCAACAAAAACCATTAGCGAGGTTAGTGGCACTGGGAGAAAGCCTTGGCGGCAGAAGGGTACTGGTCGAGCAAGGCATGGAACATTGCGTGGACCCCAG TTTAGGGGTGGTGCTACCATGCATGGCCCTAAGCCACGAAGTCATGCTTTCAAGCTGAATAAGAAGGTTCGTCGTCTTGGGCTGAAGATTGCTTTGACAGCTCGTGCAGCAGAAGGAAAG CTTCTAGTATTTGATGACTTGGAGGTTCCAACACATAAGACCAAGAATTTGGTGAATTATGTCAAGCAAATGGAGAACACCAAGAAACTTCTGCTGGTGGATGGTGGCCCCATAGGTGAAAAGTTGAAGTTGGCTACACAAAATCTACATTATGCAAATGTACTGCCATCAATT GGTTTGAATGTCTACAGCATCCTGCTTCATGACACACTGGTAATGTCCCGTGAGGCAGTAAACAAAATTGTTGAGAGGATGCACACTCCAATTAACCGTTAA
- the LOC122276642 gene encoding chromatin remodeling protein EBS-like isoform X1, giving the protein MAKTRPGKRDIDSYTIRGTNKVVRAGDCVLMRPSDTGKPPYVARIEKIEMDGRNNVKVRVRWYYRPEESIGGRRQFHGAKELFLSDHYDVQSAHTIEGKCTVHSFKNYTKLENVGAEDYYCRFEYKAATGGFTPDRVAVYCKCEMPYNPDDLMVQCEGCKDWYHPACVGTTIEEAKKLDRFVCSECSSDEDGKKPQITFSASPAADAKVEPKRRRR; this is encoded by the exons ATGGCCAAAACAAGACCTGGCAAGAGGGACATAGATTCCTACACCATTAGAGGCACCAACAAGGTTGTCAGAG CTGGAGACTGCGTGCTGATGCGACCATCGGACACGGGTAAGCCCCCATATGTGGCGCGCATAGAGAAGATCGAGATGGATGGTCGGAACAACGTGAAGGTGAGGGTGAGGTGGTACTATCGGCCCGAGGAGTCAATCGGAGGGCGGAGACAGTTCCACGGAGCCAAGGAACTCTTCTTGTCCGACCACTATGACGTGCAGAGCGCCCACACTATCGAAGGGAAGTGCACCGTTCACTCGTTCAAGAACTACACCAAGCTTGAGAATGTTGGGGCTGAGGATTACTATTGCCGATTTGAGTACAAGGCTGCTACTGGAGGGTTCACTCCCGACCGAGTGGCCGT GTACTGCAAATGTGAGATGCCTTACAACCCAGATGACCTAATGGTGCAATGTGAGGGGTGCAAGGATTG GTATCATCCTGCTTGTGTGGGGACGACCATTGAAGAAGCTAAAAAGTTGGATCGCTTTGTGTGTTCTGAATGTTCATCTGATGAGGATGGTAAAAAACCCCAGATTACATTTTCAGCATCACCAGCTGCTGATGCCAAG GTGGAGCCCAAGCGTCGCAGGAGATGA
- the LOC122276639 gene encoding chromatin remodeling protein EBS isoform X1, which produces MAKTRPGKRDIDSYTIRGTNKVVRAGDCVLMRPSDTGKPPYVARIEKIEMDGRNNVKVRVRWYYRPEESIGGRRQFHGAKELFLSDHYDVQSAHTIEGKCTVHSFKNYTKLENVGAEDYYCRFEYKAATGGFTPDRVAVYCKCEMPYNPDDLMVQCEGCKDWYHPACVGMTIEEAKKLDRFVCSECSSDEDVKKPQITFSASPAADAKVEPKRRRR; this is translated from the exons ATGGCCAAAACTAGACCTGGCAAAAGGGACATAGATTCCTACACCATTAGAGGCACCAACAAGGTTGTCAGAG CTGGGGACTGCGTGCTGATGCGACCATCGGACACGGGTAAGCCCCCATATGTGGCGCGCATAGAGAAGATCGAGATGGATGGTCGGAACAACGTGAAGGTGAGGGTGAGGTGGTACTATCGGCCCGAGGAGTCAATCGGAGGGCGGAGACAGTTCCACGGAGCCAAGGAACTCTTCTTGTCCGACCACTATGACGTGCAGAGCGCCCACACTATCGAAGGGAAGTGCACCGTTCACTCGTTCAAGAACTACACCAAGCTTGAGAATGTTGGGGCTGAGGATTACTATTGCCGATTTGAGTACAAGGCTGCTACTGGAGGGTTCACTCCCGACCGAGTGGCCGT GTACTGCAAATGTGAGATGCCTTACAACCCGGATGACCTCATGGTGCAATGTGAGGGGTGCAAGGATTG GTATCATCCTGCTTGTGTGGGCATGACCATTGAAGAAGCTAAAAAATTGGATCGCTTTGTGTGTTCTGAATGTTCATCTGATGAGGATGTTAAAAAACCCCAGATTACATTTTCAGCATCACCAGCTGCTGATGCCAAG GTGGAGCCCAAGCGTCGCAGGAGATGA
- the LOC122276639 gene encoding chromatin remodeling protein EBS isoform X2, with protein sequence MAKTRPGKRDIDSYTIRGTNKVVRAGDCVLMRPSDTGKPPYVARIEKIEMDGRNNVKVRVRWYYRPEESIGGRRQFHGAKELFLSDHYDVQSAHTIEGKCTVHSFKNYTKLENVGAEDYYCRFEYKAATGGFTPDRVAVYCKCEMPYNPDDLMVQCEGCKDWYHPACVGMTIEEAKKLDRFVCSECSSDEDVKKPQITFSASPAADAKKVHIV encoded by the exons ATGGCCAAAACTAGACCTGGCAAAAGGGACATAGATTCCTACACCATTAGAGGCACCAACAAGGTTGTCAGAG CTGGGGACTGCGTGCTGATGCGACCATCGGACACGGGTAAGCCCCCATATGTGGCGCGCATAGAGAAGATCGAGATGGATGGTCGGAACAACGTGAAGGTGAGGGTGAGGTGGTACTATCGGCCCGAGGAGTCAATCGGAGGGCGGAGACAGTTCCACGGAGCCAAGGAACTCTTCTTGTCCGACCACTATGACGTGCAGAGCGCCCACACTATCGAAGGGAAGTGCACCGTTCACTCGTTCAAGAACTACACCAAGCTTGAGAATGTTGGGGCTGAGGATTACTATTGCCGATTTGAGTACAAGGCTGCTACTGGAGGGTTCACTCCCGACCGAGTGGCCGT GTACTGCAAATGTGAGATGCCTTACAACCCGGATGACCTCATGGTGCAATGTGAGGGGTGCAAGGATTG GTATCATCCTGCTTGTGTGGGCATGACCATTGAAGAAGCTAAAAAATTGGATCGCTTTGTGTGTTCTGAATGTTCATCTGATGAGGATGTTAAAAAACCCCAGATTACATTTTCAGCATCACCAGCTGCTGATGCCAAG AAGGTGCATattgtctga